One window of the Fusobacterium animalis 7_1 genome contains the following:
- a CDS encoding DKNYY domain-containing protein — MKINGEDLSNLKEKNSRKALSKTLLKVVIISILIVVISYLVLIFSVFKMKSDYNFNQEILNNGQKYEKSIYIKYKDKIYACVYGLFYQLDNVDIGSFKVLDSMDYSDSCVAVDKNNVYFGNQIVSDLDPNKLYTIGNDYYSDGINSYFCLDTFEKTEDLANKSKIRQYIEYYFFKGEKPQEYSYPFKKVETTKTLKAIEDLRYLASDGEKVYYKGELIKDADLDTLKAVSKYNDDYFYDKNNVYYKTKTLDLSSNENLGLVSVEQGERTYLYDELNGNVSLEEYIFNKKYIPYQVLGIDSGHVKDLVFVSKDGIFFYNFETKEQERVGDNIFKGKVENILSSVISDDKNIYYLQSYNIYKKKRTKHGYRDILVSKNIGIFSLGEKKDWEKIKDIDSGTTGQVWRKGNKYYYFDNLGVDQLIDDVVYEIKDNRTLEKLLDIKYISTDEIREFVRDKKLIAFKGEEVTTASIKYKESHKAEIFLIVFFTIFIGIHVLILYLKWRKVKLETKEIDEETKRKIKEIESLIRNYDDEEEIKKEIDKIKPIVKNYDDIEGLKKQDKKIDITIKNYNNIERDKKIDSIIKNYNDKKEEK, encoded by the coding sequence ATGAAAATAAATGGTGAAGATTTATCAAATTTAAAAGAAAAAAATTCTAGAAAAGCTTTATCAAAAACTTTATTAAAAGTTGTAATAATTTCTATTCTTATAGTTGTTATATCTTATTTAGTTCTAATTTTCTCAGTTTTCAAAATGAAATCAGATTATAATTTTAATCAAGAAATTTTAAATAATGGTCAAAAATATGAAAAAAGTATCTATATAAAATATAAGGATAAAATCTATGCTTGTGTATATGGACTCTTTTATCAATTAGATAATGTTGATATAGGAAGTTTCAAAGTGCTTGACTCAATGGATTATTCTGATAGCTGTGTAGCAGTGGATAAAAATAATGTATATTTTGGCAATCAAATAGTATCAGATTTAGACCCTAATAAATTGTATACAATAGGGAATGATTATTATAGTGATGGTATAAATTCTTATTTTTGTTTAGATACCTTTGAGAAAACTGAAGATTTAGCAAATAAATCAAAAATCAGGCAGTATATAGAATATTATTTTTTTAAAGGAGAAAAGCCACAAGAATACAGTTATCCTTTTAAAAAAGTAGAAACAACTAAAACTTTAAAGGCTATTGAGGATTTGAGATATTTGGCAAGTGATGGAGAAAAAGTTTATTATAAAGGTGAACTTATAAAGGATGCTGATTTAGATACTTTAAAAGCAGTTAGTAAATATAATGATGACTATTTTTATGATAAAAATAATGTTTACTACAAGACAAAAACTTTGGATCTTTCTAGTAATGAGAATTTAGGCTTAGTATCTGTTGAACAAGGTGAAAGAACATATCTTTATGATGAGTTAAATGGAAATGTTTCTCTAGAAGAATATATTTTTAATAAAAAATACATTCCTTATCAAGTTTTAGGTATAGATAGTGGTCATGTTAAAGATTTAGTGTTTGTAAGTAAGGATGGTATATTTTTCTATAATTTTGAAACAAAAGAACAAGAAAGAGTTGGAGATAATATTTTTAAAGGAAAAGTAGAAAATATTTTATCTAGTGTGATTTCTGATGATAAAAACATTTATTATCTTCAGTCTTATAATATATATAAGAAAAAAAGAACTAAACATGGCTATAGAGATATTTTAGTTTCAAAAAATATAGGAATTTTCTCTTTAGGTGAGAAAAAAGACTGGGAAAAGATAAAAGATATTGATTCAGGAACAACAGGGCAAGTTTGGAGAAAAGGAAATAAGTACTATTATTTTGATAATTTAGGAGTTGATCAGTTAATAGATGATGTTGTATATGAAATAAAGGATAATAGAACTCTTGAAAAATTATTAGATATAAAATATATAAGTACAGATGAGATAAGGGAATTTGTTAGAGATAAAAAGCTAATAGCTTTCAAAGGAGAAGAAGTAACAACAGCTAGTATAAAATACAAAGAAAGTCATAAAGCAGAAATATTTTTAATAGTCTTTTTTACAATTTTTATTGGAATTCATGTTCTTATACTATATTTAAAATGGCGAAAAGTGAAATTGGAAACGAAAGAAATTGATGAGGAAACAAAAAGGAAAATTAAGGAAATTGAATCTTTAATCAGAAATTATGATGATGAGGAAGAAATAAAAAAAGAAATAGATAAAATAAAACCAATAGTTAAAAATTATGATGATATAGAAGGTTTAAAAAAACAAGATAAAAAAATAGACATTACAATTAAAAATTATAACAATATAGAAAGAGATAAAAAAATAGATTCTATAATTAAAAATTATAATGATAAGAAAGAAGAAAAATAA